A single genomic interval of Syntrophobotulus glycolicus DSM 8271 harbors:
- a CDS encoding helix-turn-helix domain-containing protein, with the protein MVRPGIQIKALRKSLNMTQKQLAELVKLDESMINKIENGHSVGSVQTLSKIAAALKVSITELLDDPCFPLENKKPEDDHA; encoded by the coding sequence TTGGTTAGACCGGGAATTCAAATTAAGGCTCTCCGTAAATCATTAAATATGACCCAGAAGCAACTTGCAGAATTGGTTAAACTTGATGAAAGCATGATTAATAAGATCGAGAACGGGCACTCTGTCGGCTCAGTACAAACACTGAGCAAAATCGCTGCTGCCCTGAAGGTAAGCATAACTGAACTCTTGGATGATCCATGCTTTCCCCTAGAAAATAAAAAGCCGGAGGATGATCATGCCTGA